A single Mycobacteriales bacterium DNA region contains:
- a CDS encoding ABC transporter permease encodes MSARVTLATARRVLLQVRRDHRTAALLLGVPLLLLTLLRFVYDDRPQVFDSIGGPLLALFPFTTMFLVTSVAMLRERQSGTLERLLTTPMGRGDLLAGYALAFGALAVVQTSAASALALGPLGLDLAGPTALVVVLAVLDALLGMSIGLLLSAFARNEFQAVQFLPAVVLPQLLLCGLLADRDGMAAPLRWLSEVLPLTYAVDGMQELARSSEVSGRLVADLLVVAAVTVGALALGALTLRRQTD; translated from the coding sequence GGGACCACCGCACGGCGGCGCTGCTGCTCGGCGTGCCGCTGCTCCTGCTGACCCTGCTGCGCTTCGTCTACGACGACCGCCCCCAGGTCTTCGACAGCATCGGCGGTCCGCTGCTCGCGCTGTTCCCCTTCACCACGATGTTCCTCGTGACCTCGGTCGCGATGCTGCGCGAGCGCCAGAGCGGCACGCTGGAGCGGCTGCTCACGACGCCCATGGGACGCGGCGACCTGCTCGCGGGCTACGCCCTCGCCTTCGGTGCGCTCGCGGTCGTGCAGACCTCCGCCGCGAGCGCGCTCGCCCTCGGACCGCTCGGCCTCGACCTCGCCGGCCCGACCGCGCTCGTCGTGGTCCTCGCGGTCCTCGACGCCCTGCTGGGCATGTCGATCGGGCTGCTGCTGTCAGCCTTCGCCCGCAACGAGTTCCAGGCCGTGCAGTTCCTGCCCGCGGTGGTGCTGCCGCAGCTGCTCCTGTGCGGTCTGCTCGCCGACCGCGACGGCATGGCCGCTCCGCTGCGGTGGCTGTCCGAGGTGCTGCCGCTGACCTACGCCGTCGACGGCATGCAGGAGCTCGCCCGGTCGTCCGAGGTCTCGGGCCGACTGGTCGCGGACCTGCTCGTCGTCGCGGCCGTCACCGTCGGCGCCCTGGCGCTGGGGGCCCTGACGCTGCGACGGCAGACCGACTAG